From the genome of Candidatus Methylomirabilis sp., one region includes:
- a CDS encoding branched-chain amino acid ABC transporter permease, whose translation MRSARLAAGAAAALFLAAPLVLPPYPLGLLLETCLFALFAMSLDLLVGWAGLVSLGHAAAFGLGGYTLALLTLHGGVSLLPALAGALLLAAAWAALTGALCVRGRGVGFLMLTLAFAQLLHTVAYKWTSVTGGSNGLAGIPRPPLALGPLGTLPVQGETAFYFVALTAAAAGGLLLHRVGRSPVGHILQGIRVNEARMRALGYPVVRYKVAALTLAGALAALAGALHAAYTGYVSPESLDWVSSGEVLIMVLLGGTGTLLGPVVGAGIFLFLREVVSTLTEHWMLYLGVLFMACVLLFPQGVVGVLRGRRA comes from the coding sequence GTGAGGTCGGCCCGCCTCGCAGCCGGCGCCGCGGCCGCCCTGTTCCTCGCGGCTCCCCTCGTCCTGCCCCCCTATCCCCTGGGCCTGCTCCTCGAAACCTGTCTCTTCGCCCTCTTTGCCATGAGCCTGGACCTGCTGGTGGGATGGGCGGGTCTCGTTTCCCTCGGCCACGCCGCCGCGTTCGGGCTCGGCGGCTATACCCTGGCTCTTCTCACCCTGCACGGCGGGGTCAGCCTCCTACCCGCCCTCGCCGGGGCGCTCCTCCTGGCGGCGGCCTGGGCGGCGCTGACGGGGGCCCTCTGCGTCCGGGGACGCGGCGTCGGCTTCCTCATGTTGACGCTGGCCTTCGCTCAACTCCTCCACACGGTGGCGTACAAGTGGACCTCCGTCACGGGAGGCTCCAACGGGCTCGCCGGGATCCCCCGCCCGCCCCTCGCCCTGGGACCGCTGGGCACCCTCCCGGTGCAGGGGGAGACCGCCTTTTACTTCGTCGCCCTGACCGCCGCCGCGGCTGGTGGCCTCCTGCTTCACCGGGTCGGTCGCTCCCCCGTGGGCCACATCCTGCAGGGGATCCGGGTGAACGAAGCCCGGATGCGGGCCCTGGGCTACCCGGTGGTCCGGTACAAGGTGGCGGCCCTGACCCTCGCCGGGGCGCTCGCCGCGCTGGCGGGCGCGCTGCACGCCGCCTATACCGGCTACGTCTCCCCGGAGAGCCTGGATTGGGTCAGCTCGGGGGAGGTCCTCATCATGGTCCTGCTGGGCGGGACCGGGACTCTCCTGGGGCCGGTCGTGGGGGCGGGGATCTTCCTGTTCCTGCGCGAGGTGGTGAGCACCCTGACCGAGCACTGGATGCTGTACCTGGGGGTGCTGTTCATGGCCTGTGTCCTGCTCTTCCCGCAGGGCGTGGTGGGGGTGCTCCGTGGACGCCGGGCCTGA